In Hymenobacter aquaticus, a single window of DNA contains:
- a CDS encoding type III pantothenate kinase, with amino-acid sequence MRTLALDIGNTAVKYGCFDGDVLLETAVVAGVDQVSEVLERLRPRHVIVSSVAEATAGWVAQWQQQVSGRVLEFGPATTPLPIRNAYATPHTLGADRLAAAVGAAWLWPTRSTLIIDAGTAIKCDWVEDGHTFRGGSIAPGLRLRFEALHTFTGRLPLVAMPTDPAAPLPLTGTDTQAAIRSGVLNGAVAEVNGFIEAYRAQHPGLQVVLAGGDAGFFQPRLKGRIFVIPELVLIGLHRILVHNVEN; translated from the coding sequence ATGCGTACCCTAGCCCTCGATATTGGCAACACCGCCGTGAAATACGGCTGCTTCGACGGGGACGTATTGCTGGAAACCGCCGTGGTGGCTGGCGTGGATCAGGTGAGTGAAGTGCTGGAACGGCTGCGGCCCCGGCACGTCATCGTTAGCTCGGTGGCCGAAGCTACGGCCGGCTGGGTGGCGCAGTGGCAGCAGCAGGTAAGTGGGCGGGTGCTGGAGTTTGGGCCGGCCACGACGCCGCTTCCGATCCGCAATGCCTACGCGACGCCCCACACGCTGGGGGCCGACCGGCTGGCGGCGGCGGTAGGAGCGGCCTGGCTCTGGCCCACGCGCAGCACGCTGATTATCGACGCGGGCACGGCCATCAAGTGCGACTGGGTGGAAGACGGGCACACGTTCCGGGGCGGCAGCATCGCGCCGGGGCTGCGGCTGCGGTTTGAGGCCCTGCACACGTTTACCGGCCGGCTGCCGTTGGTAGCCATGCCCACCGACCCGGCCGCGCCGCTGCCCCTGACCGGCACCGACACCCAGGCCGCTATCCGTAGCGGCGTGCTGAACGGAGCCGTGGCCGAAGTGAACGGGTTTATTGAGGCATACCGGGCGCAACACCCCGGGCTGCAAGTAGTACTGGCCGGGGGCGACGCCGGCTTTTTTCAACCACGGCTGAAAGGCCGTATCTTTGTCATTCCGGAGCTCGTGCTCATTGGGCTTCACCGAATACTGGTGCATAATGTTGAAAACTAA
- a CDS encoding TraR/DksA family transcriptional regulator → MSEENLRYSREELAEFAEIIQDKLNAARKEVAFIKETLSRKNDSGTDNTASSAKVLEDGADTAEKESMNQLASRQMKFIQQLENALVRIKNGTYGVCIGTGKLIPKERLRAVPHTQHSIEAKMARRD, encoded by the coding sequence ATGAGTGAAGAAAACCTACGCTATTCCAGGGAAGAACTGGCTGAGTTTGCGGAAATCATCCAAGATAAACTCAACGCAGCCCGCAAGGAAGTAGCATTCATCAAAGAAACCCTGAGCCGCAAAAACGACTCGGGCACCGACAACACCGCTTCCTCGGCCAAAGTGCTGGAAGATGGCGCCGACACGGCCGAGAAGGAAAGCATGAACCAGTTGGCCTCGCGTCAGATGAAGTTCATCCAGCAGCTCGAAAATGCCTTGGTCCGCATCAAGAACGGTACCTACGGCGTCTGCATTGGCACGGGCAAGCTGATTCCCAAAGAGCGGCTGCGCGCTGTGCCCCACACTCAGCACTCCATCGAAGCCAAAATGGCGCGTCGCGACTAG
- the lptC gene encoding LPS export ABC transporter periplasmic protein LptC, translated as MSWLLWGTLLIAGSSWSCQEKEAEVTKKKVVYTGPAAETTNVLTLLSDSAKLQIRLTAPVEQTFETGDQIYPKGVKVSFYGEGGRTVINTLQGNYAKYDKAKNLYVVRGDVRVANQIKQQKMNTEELFYDRLKAIIYTKPATFVRVETQTEILTGNGLTANQDFSRYSILKPTGVFTINPETPAQ; from the coding sequence GTGAGTTGGTTGCTTTGGGGCACCCTGCTAATAGCCGGCAGCAGTTGGAGCTGCCAGGAAAAGGAGGCGGAGGTGACCAAGAAGAAGGTGGTCTACACCGGCCCGGCCGCCGAAACCACCAACGTCCTGACCCTGCTCAGCGACTCGGCCAAGCTCCAGATCCGGCTGACGGCCCCCGTGGAGCAAACCTTCGAAACCGGGGACCAGATTTACCCCAAAGGCGTGAAGGTGAGCTTCTACGGCGAAGGTGGCCGCACGGTCATCAACACCCTGCAGGGCAACTACGCCAAGTACGACAAGGCCAAGAACCTGTATGTGGTGCGCGGCGACGTGCGCGTGGCCAACCAGATTAAGCAGCAGAAGATGAACACCGAAGAGCTGTTTTACGACCGGCTCAAGGCCATCATCTACACCAAGCCGGCCACCTTCGTGCGGGTCGAAACTCAGACTGAAATCCTGACCGGCAACGGCCTGACGGCCAACCAGGACTTTTCGCGCTACAGCATCCTGAAGCCCACCGGCGTGTTTACCATCAACCCGGAAACTCCGGCCCAATAA
- a CDS encoding tetratricopeptide repeat protein: protein MSKIPYTRNSPQNRPQPTQVPADPNQPIEGDLVTEHPLLEDPDALAARLADTEDFLRRKKGILLGLLTVLVVAVVGAFGYYTWRSSQDEKAQAAMFQAVDYWEADSLKKAMKGDGQYDGLEAIASEYSGTKAGNLANFYAGVGALKQGQYQAAIDYLEDFSSDDLLVQARAYALLGDANLELNKYKEAADLYNKAANYNANEYFSPGYLLKEATARELAKDYEGAIKAYDKILNDYQNAQEVNEAKQFKARAEGLAGK from the coding sequence ATGTCTAAGATTCCCTACACGCGCAATAGCCCGCAGAACCGTCCGCAGCCGACCCAGGTCCCGGCGGACCCGAACCAGCCGATTGAAGGCGACCTGGTAACTGAGCATCCTTTGCTGGAAGACCCAGATGCTTTGGCAGCCCGCCTCGCTGACACGGAGGATTTCCTGCGTCGTAAGAAAGGTATCCTGCTGGGCTTGCTGACGGTGCTGGTAGTAGCCGTAGTGGGTGCCTTCGGGTATTACACCTGGCGCTCGTCGCAGGATGAGAAAGCCCAGGCGGCCATGTTCCAGGCAGTAGACTACTGGGAGGCTGACTCCCTGAAGAAAGCCATGAAAGGCGACGGTCAGTATGACGGCCTGGAAGCCATTGCCTCGGAATACAGCGGCACGAAGGCCGGCAACCTGGCCAACTTCTACGCCGGCGTGGGCGCCCTGAAGCAGGGGCAGTACCAGGCGGCCATCGACTACCTGGAAGACTTCAGCTCGGATGATCTGCTGGTGCAGGCCCGGGCGTACGCGCTGCTGGGTGATGCTAACCTGGAGCTGAACAAGTACAAGGAAGCAGCCGACCTCTACAACAAGGCCGCCAACTACAACGCCAACGAGTACTTCTCGCCCGGCTACCTGCTGAAAGAAGCCACGGCCCGCGAACTGGCCAAGGACTACGAAGGCGCCATTAAGGCGTACGACAAAATCCTGAACGACTACCAGAACGCCCAGGAAGTAAACGAAGCCAAGCAGTTCAAGGCCCGCGCCGAAGGACTGGCGGGCAAGTAA
- a CDS encoding pseudouridine synthase, which yields MGKKHNDDNSARRGRPGDRPSGNFGNSGGPRKFTSRPGEGGFGGNRSGNDAGGRDFSARPSYGRSEGRPNSGGGSRFGGSEGGPRKFGNSPGGSGGYGRNEGSGSRGGFGGPRRDAGDDRRLFGRDNDRGGSRRFEGRNEERRDERPVQPYNPKANWPGQPYRQEGKPAVPRGGAGERNRKFNKVNPFAQPKPSMPEPPVDFRREERDGDTGPNRAIRPARPFDFRGVPEGFNREEKPRTERREGGFDRDERRSAPERRDSSFGNRSFGERPSFGSKPYGDKNRRDDKPRTFGDKPAYGDKREARPYGERSERPERSERPVRPAFDNRADKPKRGEVAGEAPEYKNLRHYEEDKTRGNKRRRDEDDSHADTTRLNRYIANAGICSRREADALIAAGEIKVNGEVVTEMGYQVQPTDTVQYGKTNLKREKHVYVLLNKPKDFLTTTDDPEGRRTVMELVASASRERIFPVGRLDRNTTGLLLFTNDGEVAQKLSHPSHKNKKIYQVELNKPLTEEDLGKIAAGLELEDGKADVDDVAVVAGNPHFVGIELHLGRNRIVRRIFEHLGYEVVTLDRVQYAGLTKKDLPRGKWRFLTEKEVIRLKYFL from the coding sequence ATGGGCAAGAAACATAACGACGACAACTCCGCCCGGCGGGGTCGCCCCGGCGACCGTCCCTCCGGCAACTTTGGCAACAGCGGTGGCCCGCGCAAATTCACTTCCCGCCCCGGCGAAGGTGGGTTCGGCGGCAACCGCTCCGGCAACGACGCCGGGGGCCGCGACTTTTCCGCGCGCCCATCTTATGGCCGCAGCGAAGGCCGCCCCAACTCGGGTGGGGGCTCACGCTTCGGCGGCAGCGAAGGCGGCCCCCGTAAGTTTGGCAACTCGCCCGGCGGCTCTGGCGGCTACGGCCGCAACGAAGGTTCCGGCAGCCGCGGGGGCTTCGGTGGCCCGCGCCGCGACGCCGGCGACGACCGCCGCTTGTTCGGCCGCGACAATGACCGGGGCGGTTCCCGCCGTTTTGAGGGCCGCAACGAAGAGCGGCGCGATGAGCGCCCGGTGCAGCCCTACAACCCGAAAGCCAACTGGCCCGGCCAGCCGTATCGGCAGGAAGGCAAGCCGGCGGTGCCCCGTGGCGGTGCCGGGGAGCGGAACCGGAAGTTCAATAAGGTAAATCCCTTTGCCCAGCCCAAGCCCAGCATGCCTGAGCCGCCGGTTGATTTCCGCCGCGAGGAGCGCGACGGCGACACGGGCCCGAACCGGGCTATCCGGCCAGCCCGCCCCTTCGATTTCCGCGGGGTGCCCGAAGGCTTCAACCGGGAAGAAAAGCCCCGCACCGAGCGGCGCGAGGGCGGCTTCGACCGGGACGAGCGGCGCAGTGCGCCGGAGCGCCGCGACAGCAGCTTTGGCAACCGCAGCTTCGGCGAGCGGCCCAGCTTTGGCAGCAAGCCCTACGGCGACAAGAACCGCCGCGACGATAAGCCCCGCACGTTTGGCGACAAGCCCGCGTACGGCGACAAGCGCGAGGCCCGCCCCTACGGGGAGCGGAGCGAGCGGCCGGAACGCTCGGAGCGCCCCGTGCGGCCCGCTTTCGACAACCGGGCCGACAAGCCTAAGCGCGGCGAAGTAGCCGGCGAAGCACCCGAGTACAAAAACCTGCGGCACTACGAGGAAGACAAGACGCGCGGCAACAAGCGCCGCCGCGACGAAGACGACTCGCACGCCGACACCACGCGCCTGAACCGCTACATCGCCAACGCGGGCATTTGCTCGCGCCGGGAAGCCGATGCGCTGATTGCGGCCGGTGAAATCAAGGTGAATGGTGAAGTGGTAACGGAAATGGGCTACCAGGTGCAGCCTACCGACACGGTGCAGTACGGCAAGACCAATCTGAAGCGCGAAAAGCACGTGTACGTGCTGCTCAACAAGCCCAAGGATTTCCTGACGACGACCGACGACCCCGAAGGCCGCCGCACGGTAATGGAGCTGGTGGCTTCGGCGTCGCGGGAGCGGATCTTCCCGGTGGGTCGCCTCGACCGGAACACCACGGGCTTGCTGCTGTTCACCAACGATGGGGAAGTGGCGCAGAAACTGTCGCACCCCTCGCACAAGAACAAGAAAATCTACCAGGTCGAGCTGAACAAGCCGCTGACGGAAGAAGACCTGGGCAAAATTGCCGCTGGTCTGGAGCTGGAAGATGGCAAGGCCGACGTAGACGACGTGGCCGTGGTGGCCGGCAACCCGCACTTCGTGGGCATTGAGCTGCACCTGGGCCGCAACCGTATCGTGCGCCGCATCTTCGAGCACCTGGGCTACGAAGTTGTGACCCTAGACCGGGTGCAGTACGCCGGCCTCACCAAGAAGGACCTGCCCCGCGGCAAATGGCGCTTCCTGACCGAAAAGGAAGTCATTCGTCTCAAGTATTTCCTGTAA
- a CDS encoding OmpP1/FadL family transporter, whose amino-acid sequence MLKTKSAGCVGLVVLGLMAAPNVHGQGLGNSPYSRLGLGDYVPNLGGVRQMGMGGVGVAAPNSVNVNDLNPALVYYTSRTTYEAGFNGQYKTLRNATSSNKTGSGNLGYLALSLPISKSWAASIGLHPLTSVDYESNTAAPIVNDPNSTQIVQQKGEGEISEAYMTHAFRLSKGLSVGVSAAYVFGTTDESVGSTVVPAGVTSTADITKSTLNDQVHYSDFSFRGGVHYRGKASDKLNYNIGGVYSFKTSLSGTRTTTLNRSDVNGLVLEQITLAKDQKGAANLPALAQIGVSFDNNKNWSASLDVAQQQWSKYKGFSGIGATIPLDNTLRLGLGGEYTPDATSVDNYFKRISYRAGLSVAQMPYRPDGKALYDRAVSWGFAFPMPSATPLDATVVSLAFTYGQRGNTDASTLVEGGTSRQISNVKESYLRAQLGVTLNNRWFIKRRIE is encoded by the coding sequence ATGTTGAAAACTAAATCGGCTGGCTGCGTAGGGCTGGTAGTACTGGGCCTGATGGCCGCCCCCAACGTCCACGGTCAAGGCCTGGGCAACTCTCCCTATTCGCGCTTAGGGCTGGGCGACTACGTCCCCAACCTGGGCGGCGTGCGCCAGATGGGCATGGGCGGCGTGGGCGTAGCAGCGCCCAACAGCGTCAACGTGAATGACCTGAACCCGGCGCTGGTGTACTACACCAGCCGCACGACCTACGAAGCCGGCTTCAACGGGCAGTACAAAACCCTGCGCAACGCCACTTCCTCGAACAAGACCGGCAGCGGCAACCTGGGCTACCTGGCCCTGAGCTTGCCCATCTCCAAAAGCTGGGCTGCTTCCATTGGCCTGCACCCGCTAACCTCGGTCGATTACGAATCGAACACCGCGGCGCCGATTGTCAATGACCCCAACAGCACCCAGATCGTGCAGCAGAAAGGGGAGGGGGAAATTTCGGAGGCCTACATGACCCACGCCTTCCGTCTAAGCAAGGGCTTGTCTGTGGGGGTGTCGGCTGCCTACGTGTTTGGCACTACCGACGAATCGGTGGGCTCTACGGTGGTGCCCGCCGGCGTTACCAGCACCGCCGACATCACCAAGTCGACCCTCAACGACCAGGTGCACTACTCCGACTTCTCGTTCCGGGGCGGCGTGCACTACCGCGGCAAGGCCAGCGACAAACTGAACTACAACATCGGCGGCGTCTACAGCTTCAAAACCAGCCTGAGCGGCACCCGCACCACCACGCTGAACCGCTCGGACGTGAACGGGCTGGTGCTGGAGCAGATAACGCTGGCCAAAGACCAGAAAGGCGCCGCCAACCTGCCGGCCCTGGCCCAGATCGGCGTCAGCTTCGATAACAACAAGAACTGGAGCGCCAGCCTCGACGTGGCCCAGCAGCAGTGGTCGAAATACAAAGGCTTTAGCGGCATCGGCGCCACCATTCCGCTCGACAACACCCTGCGCCTGGGCCTGGGCGGCGAGTACACGCCCGACGCTACGTCGGTGGACAACTACTTCAAACGCATCAGTTACCGGGCGGGCCTGAGCGTGGCCCAGATGCCCTACCGCCCCGATGGCAAGGCCCTCTACGACCGGGCCGTCAGCTGGGGTTTTGCTTTCCCCATGCCCTCGGCCACCCCGCTCGATGCTACCGTGGTCAGCCTGGCCTTCACCTACGGGCAGCGCGGCAACACCGACGCCAGCACGCTGGTGGAAGGCGGCACCTCCCGCCAGATCAGCAACGTGAAGGAAAGCTACCTGCGCGCCCAGCTGGGCGTGACGCTGAACAACCGTTGGTTTATCAAACGCCGGATTGAGTAA
- the pdhA gene encoding pyruvate dehydrogenase (acetyl-transferring) E1 component subunit alpha yields MKQPDPVLPPANDQQPEANAPRATSPAEPQFSKETYLTWYEQMQLMRKFEEKAGQLYGQQKIKGFCHLYIGQEACVAGAVSALEKGDKWITAYRDHAHPLALGTSPNAIMAELYAKATGCSKGKGGSMHMFDKEVNFVGGHGIVGGQVPMGAGLAFAEKYNKTGKLCICYMGDGAVRQGALHEAFNMAMLWKLPVIFVVENNGYAMGTSVQRTSNVTELYHIGRGYDMPSEPVNGMNVEDIHDAVARAAERARAGEGPTFLEFKTYRYKGHSMSDPAKYRTKEELEDYRSRDAIESVRHTILTHNMATEEQLTAIDEKIKAQVLESVEFAENSPFPTADELYKDVYVQQDYPYIRD; encoded by the coding sequence GTGAAGCAGCCTGATCCGGTATTGCCCCCGGCCAACGACCAGCAGCCGGAAGCAAACGCTCCCCGTGCCACGTCGCCCGCCGAGCCCCAATTCTCTAAGGAGACTTACCTGACCTGGTACGAGCAGATGCAGCTCATGCGCAAGTTTGAGGAGAAGGCTGGTCAGCTCTACGGTCAACAGAAGATTAAAGGTTTCTGCCACCTCTACATCGGGCAGGAAGCCTGCGTAGCCGGCGCCGTATCGGCCCTGGAAAAAGGTGACAAGTGGATTACCGCGTACCGCGACCATGCTCACCCGCTGGCCCTGGGCACGTCGCCCAACGCCATCATGGCTGAGCTGTATGCCAAGGCTACCGGCTGCTCGAAAGGCAAGGGTGGCTCGATGCACATGTTCGACAAGGAAGTAAACTTCGTTGGTGGCCACGGCATCGTGGGCGGGCAGGTGCCGATGGGTGCCGGCCTGGCTTTCGCCGAAAAGTATAACAAGACCGGCAAGCTCTGCATCTGCTACATGGGTGATGGCGCCGTGCGCCAGGGTGCCCTGCACGAGGCCTTCAACATGGCCATGCTGTGGAAGCTGCCCGTCATCTTCGTAGTGGAAAACAACGGCTACGCTATGGGTACGTCGGTGCAGCGCACCTCGAACGTGACGGAGCTCTACCACATCGGCCGCGGCTACGACATGCCGTCGGAGCCGGTGAACGGCATGAACGTCGAAGACATTCACGATGCCGTAGCTCGCGCCGCCGAGCGGGCCCGCGCCGGTGAAGGCCCCACCTTCCTGGAGTTCAAAACCTACCGCTACAAAGGGCACTCGATGAGCGACCCGGCAAAATATCGCACCAAGGAGGAACTGGAAGACTACCGTTCGCGTGATGCTATCGAGTCGGTGCGGCACACCATCCTGACCCACAACATGGCGACGGAAGAGCAGCTGACGGCCATCGACGAGAAGATCAAGGCGCAGGTGCTGGAGTCGGTGGAGTTTGCTGAGAACTCGCCGTTCCCCACTGCCGACGAGCTGTACAAAGACGTCTACGTGCAGCAGGACTATCCTTATATCCGCGACTAA
- the ribH gene encoding 6,7-dimethyl-8-ribityllumazine synthase produces MATSLKNLSDYTASTFVDISEKRFGLVVAEWNRDITDVLAQGAFDTLIKHGAKEENIYRNTVPGSFELTLGAQFLAQHEEIDAVICLGVVIRGDTKHDDYINHAVAQGLTTVGLKFNKPVIFGLVTTNTLEQAQDRAGGKHGNKGVEAAAAAIHMLGF; encoded by the coding sequence ATGGCGACTTCCCTGAAAAACCTGAGCGACTATACCGCTTCTACCTTTGTCGATATTTCCGAGAAGCGCTTTGGCCTCGTCGTCGCCGAGTGGAACCGCGACATCACCGACGTGCTGGCCCAGGGCGCTTTCGACACCCTGATTAAGCACGGAGCCAAGGAAGAGAACATCTACCGCAACACCGTACCCGGCAGCTTCGAGCTGACGCTGGGCGCCCAGTTCCTGGCCCAGCACGAGGAAATCGACGCCGTTATCTGCCTGGGGGTCGTTATCCGGGGCGACACCAAGCACGACGACTACATCAACCACGCCGTGGCCCAGGGCCTGACTACCGTCGGGCTGAAGTTCAACAAACCCGTTATTTTCGGGCTGGTGACCACCAACACTCTGGAGCAGGCCCAGGACCGGGCCGGGGGCAAGCACGGCAACAAAGGCGTGGAAGCTGCCGCCGCCGCTATTCACATGCTGGGCTTTTGA